AAGTTCAAATAGAATTTATTTGTCAATTCTGCTAAATTTCTTATTTATATAAAATCTGTCCACACCTCAACGAACGATCTGGTCGTTAAATAATCTAATCCCCcaacccaccaaaaaaactaaaaaaactcAGTTCAAACATACATATGACATCAGTACTAAAAAAGCAGGATCAGTCAGGCCACTCACACCACTGTGACACAAAATTTCAAAACCGCACGCTGTATGAAATTACATTTCAGTTCACATAGCACTAAACCATAAGTGCACTAAAATGAGAATACAAAAACTATAAAGGCCTCACTTAGGTTAGTACAGATGAAAATAAAATAAGTACCAGTTTTGAGCAACAACTCCCAGGGCACTGAAAAATGTTTTGAGATAAACAAGTCTATAAGACTTCAGTGGAAAAACAATACTTAACATCCACACAGAAAAACATCACAAAGCATACGTCACCTAAACAGTGCAAAATGCCATCATCACCACCCCTGAGACGTGCAAGTGGGATTTAGCAGATCATAAGTACAGCTTGACAAGACTAGTCAGTGCAGCAGTAAAAACCCTTTGACTTGGACGGTTGCTTCTTCCAGGCCACCACCCGCGCCACCCACTGAGCAGTTGCCACAAAGAGACTGCAAACGGGGACCCCCACGACCACCACACCCATGCCCCCGACGAACCGCCTCCCACATATCCCTGTCGACGCACTGCAAAATACCCCATTGTCTTCCATCTCTGCCTCATTCACAGAACCACCATTGCCGcttcaatctccactgcacacaaaCCAAAAACTTCTCTATCCCAAGCCCAcagtcgccggaggaaggcgatGGCGGAGGAACCGTCCACCAAGCGTCATCATGGCGAGCCGGACAAGAGCAGCAAGCTCGTCGACGTTCACGTCCCCGACTAGAAGTGCGAGTACACGAGAACCCTCACAGAGGTTGAGCCCACGGCAAGGAGACGCTGGAGATCGTCTGCACCAGCGAACCAGACAAGGTCGATGAGGTGATGAGCAGGCTCAGGATGAAGGGTGGTGGCTTGTATCCGAGCTTCATCGGAGCTGATGTGGAGTACACCAGCGACGATGAACCTCCACAGATGGCGGCAGTCCTGTAGTTATGCGTCAAGGAACTCTGCTTGGTGTACCACATCGCAGCAGCCACAAAATGGTAACCCATACTACTGTTCATTCATCtgttgtactagtactactcactAAAAACTTCATTAAACTTGTTTCCCAACTAGATGAACTACTTTTGTGAAGTGGATGCATGAGTACATGTTTCTCAAGTTACATGCATTTCTGAAACTGTGAAGTGGATTGTTTCACTAGATTAGCATCTGAAAAAAAGTTTATAGAATTCTGAACTTGATGCACCAAATTAATTTCTGAACTTGATGTACTAGCATAGATTCTGAGCTTGATGCACTAGTATAGTTTATATAATTGATGTATTAAAAGATGTTTGGTGAAGTGGTATAGGTCCATATCTTGATGCACATGTTTCTCAAATTAATTTCTGAACTTGATATAGAATTGATGCACAAAGACGTATCAAGCACTGGTATAGGTCTTTTATTCaacaaaaaagaaaactaaaCTTGAATCAAGCAGCACATATATCATTGAATTTGGTAAAATGATTCTTGAATTTGGTGAAGCATTTGGTGAAGCACTGAagatagcaaaaaagaaaaataatatgGTGTAGTTGAATTTAAGTTTAGGACTTTGTGTACTAGTTTCTGAACTACATTCATCCATGACTTATACTAtataagcatctacctcatggATTATCACTTCTAAAACCAAAATGCTGAAACCAAAAAGCAGACTTGGAATTAAATCTTCAAAAAAGAAGACTAATCTTTAAATGTGTGTCTCCCCCCTTGCGAGCCCAAGCGCCTCAAAGACTTCCTGCAGGAGGAGAAATTGTACACATTTGTCGGTTTCAGCATTGGAGGTGACAAGTGGATGCTGAACAAGTCTGGATTGGAGATCAACCCCAACAACTTCATCGACATGCAGCGCAAGTGGAAAGATCCAAAGACCGACAAATACTACGACTCATTGGCCGATGTTGCAAGCGGCGTAATCCACCCATTCTACAGCggcatgaagaagaagatggacagGGCAGACCACAAACTATGGGGGACCAGCCCGCTGCCAGACAACCTCATCACCTACACAGGAATAGATGCGTACGCAACGTACAAGTCATGGAAGACAATCGACAACATCATGACAGGTTGGGATATTTCAAAAGAGCAGGAGGCTGACCCCTACTACCACTGCAACTTCACGGGATGAAGATGCATGAAAGTCTGCATTCGTGTTGCTCGCACTTCTGCCTGCCCTTAATCTTGTTGTTTCAGATTTGTAGTTTGCTTTCATTATGTTGAACCAGCTACCTTACGTTATGTGTGTTAGGGTTGGAACAAGTTTGCCTATGTCTATCAAGTACATCGTTTGCTTATGTCGTTCAACAAGTTTGCTAGCTTCCTATTTTGTTGATCCATCATTTGAAGTTGAAGTAGGTTGAAGTTGAAACTTGATGGCTGCCACGCAGCACTAGTCATGGAGAAACAAAAATCACACATGGATATTTtcacaaaaaaacaaaaacaatgGCAGACTAACTAAGGACAACAGCAAATAGTAGACTTGGACGCTCAGTACAGCTTAGACATTTACGATAGTACTATCACACTAAGAAATCCGTTTTTAGTTTCAGAAGAACACTAAAAAGACTAAGTTTCAGCCGAGGACAACATTCACTACTAACAGCATCGTGCTAATAGTAGTTAGAATTTTACGGAGTACTGCAACAGGAAGAGCAAAGAACAATCAGTACGTATTTCCTAGTCACTAGCATGCTAGGACTGAGAGTTCTGGTACACTTGAACAAACGGTACATTCATTCTACAAAATATAAAAAGGAATGGGAAGCTTCAGTTCACATTCCATAAAACATTGACACAGTAAAGAATAACAGTAAGAGTACAACTGAAATCTCAATACAACTTAGTCTATAAGGCAAGTACTATGATCATACCAAACATTGCCTTGAGAAGAAGCACAACCTAGAAAAAAGAAGGCCAAAACTAAATCAAAAAGATATCAGTTCGACCAAGGAGAAAAATCACAAGAAAGACAACAGAAGCATCAACCCACATTGACCAGTGAGGCACTAGTTTCAAACAACACAAGATAATAAAATGATCAAAGTACCAGCACAATTGAAATCTCAGTACAACTTAGTTTATTCGGTAATTGCTATGATGATACCAATTCATGCCTTGAGAAAGAAGGCCAAGACTCAACCAAATAGATTATAGTTCAACCAAGGACAAAAATTAACAAAAAACAAACAACAGAAGCATCAACCCACATTGACTAGTGAAGTAATTATGAACTTTATATGTCTGTCTGTTAAATGTAGCTAATTTAAACCAGTGCTTTAACTTTTACTAtgaagttcaactactaaaattCAAGAAGTTCAAACAAAAATTTGGCTCTCAAATTTTGCTAAATTTCTTATACTTAAATAAAATCTAGCTAGAGATCTCGTAGCAACTTGGTCGTAAATAATTTCAATCCCAAAAAAACTTTAGTTCTAATACATTATATGAAATAAGTTCTACATAACAAGGAAGCGTCACTCCACTCATGCTAGATCCACAAGTGCCATCGTGACACCAAATTTTAAAAGCCTTATGCTGAATGACATTACAATTCAGTACTAATAGAACTATACTATAAGTACAAGAAAAGAGGGTACAAAAACTATAAAGGTCCAACCTAGGTTGGGAcagatgaaaataaaataaatctcACTTTTCCAGCAACAACTCGTAATGAACTTGGAAAAGGGTGTTTTCCGTTCAACTAGTTTACAAGACTTCAGTACAAAAAATAGAACTTAACCAAAACGAATTCCCAATGAAACATACGCAAGTGAAAACAGCTATTCAACCACACTATCATCATGGAAAAAAATATTGTTAAACATTGTGCCACACTTAAACACAACACAAAATATACCAGTTATTACATAGTACTTGACAAGACATCCAAACACTACAATCAAAGCCTACAATGCTTTCAAGAGATATATCACACAACTATCCATTTCACTACGCAAATGATGACCATTTCTTCTATGCACCAGGAGCCAAAGCCTAAAACTCCTTGGGAAGCTCCGTCACCAGAAGCTGGTTATTCTGGTTGAACACAAGTCTATACAGATCCTCagcattccaatcaacaatacgAGGCTGCAAAACAATAAAACAAATTATCAAAAATCATGACACATTAAAAAGAAGAATACACAATCAGCCAAACACAGAAAAGTGAAAAGCTCAACTAGAACCCACATCATTATCTCGAATGTTCCCAACGATCTTTTCACCATCATAGGATCCCGCATACTTCATAGTATAATGGCCACATTCATTCGCCCCTTGAAGTGGAACCTTCACAAACGTTGGTTTGTTTGCAAAAAGCTCCCATTTGGGCTGCTTGCTCGCATTGTACTGAGCATCACCATAAAAAGCCTTCATTACTTGGACCATCCTGGAGATCtgtaaaaaagaaaagaaaccacaCATTTTCAGGTCTCAGAAAAGCAGAAACAAAGACGCGGAAAAATTAATCCAGTACAGATAATAAATGTCACTCACAATCTTCTCGCAGTCTTTATGATAGGTGTTCTTTGAAGCACGATGGTTCTTCGGATAAGGTAAAGAGTCAAGGATGTCGACGCTACTTCGGTACCGATTCATGACATATAAAGAAAAGTGGTTCACTTTCTTATCCTTTGATAAAACCATAGGCTTGAATAGAGGCATCATGATCTAAAAACAAATGACCAAAAAAGAGATGTTAAATATTCAAAATAAAAACCAGCATGACAACAAacaattaaaaccaaaaatcagCTAGTAGAACTCACAAGGTCGGCAGTGAGCAAGTCTTCCTTTTTTTGACATAGCTCTTGAAATCTCTCGCTGCACTCTCCACATTAAACACTTTATTTTCATCACCGTAAAACGTACAGTCAAGCACAACCTGCAAAAAGCCCAGAAAGAAATAAACAGGGGGAAAGGATCAACAAGCAAAGTATTATTAAAACTCGTAAAACAATAGGCAGTCTTGTTTAAGAGAAACAAACGATCTGATTGATTACCATCATGAAATATGGACTCAGCAATACCCTTTTCCCAGACGCAAAATCAACATTTCTATCGGGATCTTTCTTCCAATCATCAATGAGGAAGTCCATTACATCACCCTCCATCATTTGCCCAGGCGCAAAAACTTCCCAGATGCGTTTCCCAGTGAAGCTGGTTACACTACCATCGAGCTGAGGTATCATTGAGAATGTATTCCTGCAGCACAGACAAGAACAAAAAGCAGGGGAAGGAAGATAAGGCATTCATAGCAGTTCAAGTTGTATAAAGAGTAACAGTTTAGGTCATATTTATCTAGCAGTTACAAACAACAGAGGAAAAGTAATGAGAGATACTCACTCGGCATACTTCTCACATGCTTCATCGCTAAGCAACAGATTATACAACTTGCGAGCCTTGTCCAGGTGAGGGAATTTATGAGGGTGAAGCTGCTGCACAGGGGAGCAAAACTTTATAGGAGCTCCGGGTGCACGCTTCGTGCTTGTAACATTGTCAGAATCCAAAGCAGGATCCTTCCTAGCACGACCAGCTCTACGGGCCACTATTCCAGCAAGTGGGGATAAACCCTTGGCAGCAGCGCTCCTGGTGACTCTTCCCATGCCAGCAATCCTGTCAAACGCATCATCATCGCTGTCTATCAATTCCACAATGGGATTCTTGGGTGTAGAGGGGCTCTCTGCACAAGCAGACATAGAACCTTTCAGAGCTCCCAACCGCCCCTTAATAACACCAGATCTTGTCTTTTCTGGAGAACACCCCTGGCTAAGATCAATGGATACGCGCTCGTGCTCCGAGAACTGGCTGCCAAAGATCATGTAGTCATGCTCATCAAGATCCAGCCACTCACCTGCAAAAAAAAAGACCGCATCAAGGGTAAAGTTCAAATACATAATTCATGACAGTACTAATCAAGAAGTAGAAGCTGCAAAAAATTACAAAAGGTCATGCATACGTACAGGGTTCGATGCCAAACAAACCACGGAAGTCAACATCAAACACATCGCTAGTTGCGCAGGTATACATAAAAGTCTTCCTAATGTCAAGAATGTCTTCGTGGTTGTAATCCAACATTTCAATCACACCATCCTCCCGGCAATGATAGGTCTTGCAGCTTTGTAGCATAAAGAATCCACATTCATGCATGTTaacaaaagaaaaaacaaatGGGTACATCATAAATCCGAAAATACAGGAACCCCACCCTCCCAACAACAAAAACAACTAACAAAAAATCATTAAAAACGGATACTCACGTGTTTTTCTGCTGTGGCACCCGCACAAAATCGCAAGAGAAACCATCAATATGCACCGGCGAGAACGGTTTGGCCCTGTCTACGCTGGACTCCCTCCAAAGCTTCTTTATGTTATCTGTCATAGTCCTTAAGAATCTAACTGCATCACACCAGGTTTCACCGCGCAGTGAATCAAGACACTCGAAACGACGGAACCTCAAATTCAGAACAATCAAGCACCAATGCCCAGATTCGTCGCTAGGCTTCATGGTAGCCGTAAATGACGGCGGATCAAAAGTAGGGAAAAGAAGCTGAAAAAATCACAGAGGAAAAATGAAGGAAATTGAAATTCAGAAGTACAAACAAAAATCAGATAATCATAAGTTCTAATTGAGTAAGcaaaacactacaaaaaataaaTGCTACTCAAGTTTATATCCACAGCCCAAAATTGCAACAAACATATCAGTTCAATTTCCTTGTGACAATAAGTTCAGCTTCGAAAAAAGAAGCACACATCATTCATAAGTGTAGGGGTAAAAGCAGGCTACTCAAGTTCATTCCCCCACCTCCCAAACTTGCAGGAAAACATGACAGTTCTAGTTCATGAGTACAAAAAGTTCAAGTTCACCTACTTGGTCAGAACCATCAGCACCTGATCTCGTGAACCAATTTAGCACATTGGAATCCATATTTCCATCACGGATCTTGGTCTGTTGAACAAAAAGAACAACAATAGTTAGAAAATTGGCAAAACAAGTTATCATCCTATCTACAAAGCAAAATACTAACCGTCACCCATCTGGCAACTATCAACTTGTCAGTGTCTCGGTACTTCTGACGTAGAGAATATAAAACAACGTCAGCACTGTCTGAGTTGAGCATGCCAGTGGGGACAAACGCTTTAGCAATAGAACTAAAACTGGCATCACATTCCTTATTTTGAAACATCGGCTtgtgtgacgccccgagaccgacgctccagacgccttccttGTTTTCTGAGTTTTGCTGTgcgatttatttgtttgttgcatttatcattgcatcatttgcattgcatcatgtcatcatgcagcccctttttaaaactcaactaaataaattgcatagatcttttgatctatttaaatcgaaggaattcacatggtgatttctctttataacatatcctcctaataattatggagctattataaatattccattagtttggaaTTAACCGGAACACACTTGCAAAATAATTCCCATGCCTATTCCACTTCAAGTTTCACCTCCAAACCTTGGCAACAATTCTTTATCTCTTTTATCAAGGCTCCTCCTAAATTCTCAACATATTTGGGCACTTCGAAAACCTGGTCTAGTTCAAacccatttgaattaaattccaATGAGTTTGAATTCAACTTTTAATCATGACTACTCCTATTTTTCATGGATCGTGCACATTTTGTGAGCCCGGGAAAATGATCCCCATGCCCAAATTCTTGACCACTCTTTTCTTTTctctcctttctctctctttgcTTTTCCGTTTTTAAGAGTTTTGGAGAGAGAGTGAGAGAAGAGAGAGCCTAGCCCAGCCGGCCACTTGGGCCTCCTGCAGCCGCATCCACTAGGCCCAGCCGATGCCCTGTTAACCCTAGCCCCGGCCCccctcctctcgatctctccctctcgtcctcccacaccgccgccactcacacacacgcacgcatcgagccagggagaggagctccctgCACCCGATCCCCTCGCCGCGAGACCCCCAcgcccgacctcctcctcgctgCCCTTGGTGCCGCGCCACCGGACCTCCCCGTCGCCATAGTCGTCGACCATCGTTGTCCCTGCAGCCTC
This sequence is a window from Aegilops tauschii subsp. strangulata cultivar AL8/78 chromosome 7, Aet v6.0, whole genome shotgun sequence. Protein-coding genes within it:
- the LOC141027113 gene encoding uncharacterized protein, translated to MLNKSGLEINPNNFIDMQRKWKDPKTDKYYDSLADVASGVIHPFYSGMKKKMDRADHKLWGTSPLPDNLITYTGIDAYATYKSWKTIDNIMTGWDISKEQEADPYYHCNFTG